A window of Chryseobacterium scophthalmum genomic DNA:
AGAAATAAAAAATCAGTTTTTTGTACTAAAAAGGTTTGTTTTGAGATTGCTTTACTTCAACAAGTTCGATAAAAGCTCACTGCAACTTCTCGCAATGACGATAATAATTCCCCTCCTTTGGAGGGGTGGCGAAAATTTCAAAGAAATTTTTGACGGGGTGGTTCTTTAACTTCAAGATTTTTCACACTATAATTTTTATTCTGCAAGGATCTAAATTTTTATGATAAAGATTCGTATAGGGATTCCTACAGAATGACAAACTGTGTATTTATGACAGAATTTGAAATGAAAGACCGAAAATCTAGCCCAGATTGCAGTGAAAATCCTTTTTTTGAAAAAAAAGATTGTAACGAAAAGCGGGAAAAAGCTCCTAAAAAGTACGGAAGATGAAAGCGGGAATTTTATAGGTTTGAAAATAGATTTCTCCTTTGTCGAAATGACAAACTCAATGTAGAAAAAGCTTCGAAAAATAAATTTCATTATCTTTGCATCACACAAAACCCAAAACATCAGACATGTAGAATTTAATTTCTTTCAAATTTAATAAACAATAACGGAAAATGTTATTGCAGTTTAACCTTACTAAAAGAAAGAAATTATGCTTTTTCTACATAATATATCCTTTGGGTTTCCAGCGGGGAATCTGCTTTTTAATTCTATCAATTTAACGATACCTACTCATTCAAAATCGGCTTTGGTCGGAAGTAACGGCATGGGGAAATCTACCTTGCTGAAAATTATTGCAAACGAAATTGAACCTTTGGCAGGAAATGTCAATATTCATGGAGATATTTTCTATGTTCCACAGATGTTTGGAAATTTTAATGATTTGACGGTTGCGGAATGTTTGAAAATCGATCAAAAACTTGATGCACTTCAAAAAATAACCAATGGCAAAGTGGATGAAATTTATTTTGAAACTTTAAATGATGATTGGGACATTGAAGAACGCTGTCAAAATGCCTTGAAATATTGGAAACTTGAAGATTTAGATTTAAACCAAACTTTGGAAAGTTTGAGTGGCGGACAAAAAACAAAGGTTTTTCTTGCAGGAATTCAAATCAATCAGCCTGAAATTATTTTACTCGACGAACCTACGAATCATCTCGATTTGGAAGGTCGAAATCTGTTGTACGATTTTATTGAAAAAACAAATTCAACGGTTGTGATTGTGAGTCATGACCGAACTTTGCTGAATTTAGTTGATACTATTTTTGAACTGAGCAATCAGGGGATTTCAACATATGGAGGAAATTATGATTTTTATGCCGAACAAAAAGCAATTGAAAATGAAGCTTTGCAAAACGATATTCATTCTAAAGAACGTGCTTTGAAAAAAGCTAAAGAAAAGGAACGTGAAACTTTGGAACGCAAGCAAAAACTCGATGCACGAGGAAAAGGAAAGCAGGAAAAATCGGGTGTTGCAAGAATTATGATGAATACACTTCGTAATAATGCGGAGAAAAATTCCTCAAAATTAAAGTCTGTTCATGCCGAGAAAATCAATGATATTTCTGGTGATTTGCGGGATTTGCGTTCGTCGGTGAGAAATGCTGACCAGATGAAAGTGAATTTTAATGATTCGAATTTGCATTCGGGAAAAATCTTGATTTCGGCGGCGGAAATTAATTTTAAATATCATGAAGAAAATCTTTGGAAAGAAAATCTCAATCTTGAAATCCGAAGTGGAGACCGAATTTCTATCAAAGGTTCGAATGGTTCTGGGAAAACGACTTTGATAAAACTGTTGTTGGGAGATTTGCAACCTTTTGTCGGAACTATTTCGAAGTCAGAGTTTCAGACAATTTATATTGACCAAGAATATTCTTTAATTGATAGAAATGCAACGGTTTATGAATTTGCTGAAAAGTTCAATGATAATGCAATGCCGGAATCTGAAGTGAAAACTTTGCTTTCAAGATTTTTATTTGGAAAGGAAACCTGGGATAAAATAGGTGATGTTCTGAGCGGTGGAGAACGTCTGCGACTTTTGCTTTGCGGACTTTCCATCAGTAATAAAGCTCCCGATATGATTATTCTCGATGAACCTACGAATAATTTAGACCTTCAAAACGTGGAAATTCTGACGAATTCTATTAAGGATTATCATGGAACTTTGCTGGTGATTTCGCATGATGAAGTTTTTTTGGATGAGATTTGTGTAAGTTGTGAGATTTTGTTGAAATTTTAATTATTATTTATTGTCGTAAAATTTAAAAACGAATGATAAATTATTCAATTTTGTCATTCGTTTTTAATATAGTTGGTATTTTCAATTAGAAATTTTATTAACCATCAGATTCATATAAATAATCATTTAATTTATTAGGTATTGTTAAAAATTTTGGATTATTTATTCTTATATCTTCTTTTATCTTGATGAAAAAATCTTCATCTAAAAATAATTTGCTAGATAAGTTATGAATCATTCTGTAATCGCTGAAAAATTTATTGTCTTCCCATGCTTTTCCATATCCTGAAACCCAATTATAGAATAACATAACTTGTTCAAAATTGCTGAGTTGAGCTCTGAGTAATTGTAAATATTTTCTTTTATTTGTATAGTCAATAATCTTATTATCATAATTAACAACGAATTTAACTGTATGATACAAATGTCTGTAGTAATGTCCTAGATTATTTTCATGTCCTTCAAATAACGGAAATGTAGATTTAATAGTAATACCATCAATTTCGTTAGATGATTGTTTTGTTTTAACTGTTCTATCTATAAATTCAGTTTTATGTATATTTTTAATTGCTAAAAGTTCATTAAAAAATTTATCCTCTTTTTCTAAACCGTTAAAAAATGTTTTATATGCTTCATCAAAAGCAATTTCTTTATCAAAATTAATTTTTAGAATGGTTTTATAAGCAATTTCTAATTCATTTGAGAAATAAATAAATACGTCTCTTCCCTTTATTTCATTATAAGATTTAGTCCAATTAATGTGTACTCCAGCTGAAGTTCTATTTGAAACTAAAGTGGTTTGTTCGATTTGAATTTCATTTACATTTTCTTTATGTAGTCTTAGCATTTCATAAAAATGAGATTCAAATTGTTGAACTTTAAATTGATTAGTAATTTGCTTATTAGCAACGAATTGAATATAGAATGCTAAAAAGGTTATAAAAGCTGCGCTTAGACCTATTATTGGATTCATAATTCCTCCAAAATAGTCGCCAAATTCATTAGCGTCTAAAATCCTCTTGTTTGATATTAAATAATTTTTATAATCCATTGAGCATTCTGTATTTATGAAGTAATTAATTAAATAAAAGCTACAAATAAATAGTAAAAGAATGCTAATAATTGCGAGAATAGTTGTAATTGTCTTATCGAATTTCATGGATATTAATTGTTTTAATTCCAAATATATATAATAATGTTATTAATAAAAAAAGGTAAACCGTAATGATTTCCACCCCACCCAAAAATAAAAATTTCTTCGTAACTTTATAAATGGGAGTAGCTGAAGTTATTTTATTTTAAAAGTTTCAAAATCCATTGATGAATTTCATTCAACACGTTTTCTCTGATTTCTTCATTCAGTATTTCATGACGCATTTCAGGATATATTTTCATATCTACATTTTTAAATCCGTCGAGCTTTAAATTATCAACAGTCTTCGTCACGCCTTTTCCAAAATCTCCGATGGGGTCATTTTGCCCGCTTACAAAAAGAAAAGGGAAGGACTTCGGAATGGTTTGTGCCCAATTTCTCGCAGTTGCTTTTTTATATATATTGAATAACGCATAAAACGCATTGTTGGTGAACGGAATTCCACAAAGTTCATCCTTAGAAAACGCATTTCTATTGGCTAGATTCAGGCTGAGCCAGCTTGTATCGCTAAAATCTTTATCTTTTTTAAATTGTTTGTTGTTGACAATATTAAAAATGTTATTGAAAAAAGTTCGTTTTTGAGGAGCTAGTTTATTAGCTAAAGAAAAATAGGTTTTCACCAAATTAATTCCTGTTAAAGGTCCGCCCGTTCCTGTAATAATAGCACCGGAAAACTTATTGCTTGTTTTTTGAAGAAGACACCGCGTAATAAAAGAACCCATCGAATGTCCCAAAATGAAATGTGGAACATCAGGATATTGCTCCATCAGAAATTTGCTCATCTTTTCGGCATCAGTAATCAGTTTTTCATCCGGATTGTTGCGTTGAAAAAATCCAATATCTTTCTTTTCTTTTACCGATTTTCCGTGTCCTAAATGGTCATAAGTCAACACCGCAAATCCTCGATTGGCAAAATATTCTGCAATTTCTGAATATCTTCCACTGTGTTCCTGCATCCCATGAACGACTTGTAAGGTTGCTTTTACAGGAATTTCTTCGGGATAAAATAAAGTGTAAAAGAGTTGGGTTTGATTGGTGGTATTTTCAGATAAGTATCCTGATTTTTGTAGTGATTTCATGGTGTGGATTATCTTTGGTGGATAATCAAAGATATGGTAATTATGGGAAAGTTTAAGTTTAATAGAAATTCTGACGAATTCTATTAAGGATTATCATGGAACTTTGGTGGTGATTTTGCGTGATGGGAGCCTTTGGAGAATATTGGAGTGAATGGTGAGGTTATTTTGTATTAAAAAATGTCTTTGTAAGCTCTAAACCTCATAGGTTTTTAAAACCTGTGAGGTTTGTTTCCCTAAACATGTTATTTGTCATTCCGCAGGAATCTAAGCTGTTGAAAGGTTTATACGGAATGATAATGATTATTGAGACTCTTGTAAAAGTGTAAACTCACAATATGGATACTTGTTGATAAGTTCAACAAGTACATTATAAAGGTAGTCATTAAATCGGTTTCCTAAATTCAAGGGTAATTTTTTAAATTTCTTTTGGAGTTGTTCTTTATTATAATAGTGATATGAGTTCTCTTTGTTTTGATTTGTAAGAACATATTGAACTTTATATTTCAAAAGAAGTGAAATTACTCCCTCCTTATCATCTTCATGAAGTTTATTAATTACCCAACTATAATTGTCTTTCCAAATATCGTAATCTTTTTGAAAAATTCGGACTAATCTTTCTTTATTTAATTTATTTATAACGTCAATTCTTGCTGTTTTACTTCCAAAAGCACTTCCATAATTGACTATTCTTCCATCTTTTTTAATAATAAACATTGGACCTTGTCCGATAAGCATGTCTTCAAAATCTGCAGTCATCAAAAATTCTTTTGATTGATATGAAAAATAAAATAAATCTTCAAAATTTTCTGCATATTCTTCAACAACATCTACATCATCACCAATGTTTTCTAAAAGATATTCTCTTGCTATTTTTAAATATTCATCTTTTGAGTTTTCTTGCATTTTATTTTACGTATTTTTTGTGAAGATTGTTTAAGAATTTTGTGCGGTTGAAGTTTTTAACAAAACCTGAGTTTTCGCCTTTTTTGAGTTGAATAATTAAATTAGATTTTATTTTCATCGTTAATTTGGAATATTCATTTCTTGACCATGCTTGTAGTACTTTAATGTATAAGAAGGTTTTGTGCCAACAATTATCTTTACAAAAACCCCTATTTGGTAATCTAAATTATTATCATAATCTTCAGAAGTGTAACTTTTAAGCTTTAAGTCATCATAAACAAAAGGAATGTTACTTGAACTTTTTTTAACTTCTATTATACATAAATTATATTTTAGGCTACCTCGTTTATGTATAATTATATCTGGAAATACAGCTCGATTTGTATATTCTTTTTCTAAATCATTTTCTTCTTTTTCCTTTAATAATTTTAAAGCCTTTAATTCTGATTTGAGAATTGAAATTGACTTTCTTTCGTTATCTCTAGTGATATCTCCGTTATATTCACAATCAATATCTAAGTCGTAGCCATTAAATTCATTCTGTATATAAAGAGCAAGTTTATGACAAATTGATTGTTCACTTAAATCCTTTTCTATTAACCAGTAATCTTTTTCTATAAGGGATTTTAAAGAGTTTTCTATTTTTTCTATTATAAATTCGTCTTGCATTTTACTTGTAATCAATTTATCTCAAATTTAAAAAATAAATGTTTAACGAAAAATTTCTCAACAAGATGATTTCCACCCCACCAAAAAATAAAATCTATCACAAATTTGCCCACCCAATTTTTTAAAAGTAATTTTGCATGAATCTAAAATAAAAGTAAAATATGTCAACTTACGTAGTTGTAGGTCTTCAATATGGAGATGAAGGTAAAGGAAAAATAACGGATGTTTTATCGGCAAAATCAGATTATGTAGTGCGTTTCCAAGGAGGCGACAACGCTGGTCACACGGTTTATGTAGGCGATGAAAAGTTTGTTTTGCACCTTCTTCCATCGGGAGTTCTTCAGTGCAAAGGGAAGTGTATCATTGCCAATGGAGTAGTGGTAAATCCTAAATCTTTCATTAAGGAGGTGAATCAGATCGAAAGCAAAAACATGAGAACTGATCACATTTTCATCAGCAGAAGAGCGCATGTCATCATGCCTTACCACATTCTTTTGGATACTTACCGTGAGGAAGAGCACGGAGGAACGCAAATCGGGACTACTAAAAAAGGAATCGGACCATGTTATGAAGATAAGATTGCAAGAATCGGTATCAGAATGGTAGATCTTTTGAATCCTGAGATTTTAAGAGATAAAATTGAGAAAAACTTAAAAGTTAAAAACTCTCTTTTCGAAAAATATTACGGAAAACCGACTTTGGATGTTGAAGAGATCTACAATGAATATTTAGAGATCGGGAAGCAACTTCAAGATAGAATCGTAGATACTGAATTAGAATTAAACGAAGCCATCAGAGACGGTAAAAACGTATTGTTTGAAGGAGCGCAAGCTTTGATGTTAGACATCGACTTCGGAACATATCCTTACGTTACTTCATCTTCTCCTTCAACTGGAGGAGTTTGTACAGGAGCGGGAGTTCCGCCAACTTCACTTCAAAACTTGATTGGTGTTGCAAAAGCATACTGTACAAGAGTTGGAAACGGACCTTTCCCATCTGAATTAGACAACGAATTGGGTGAGAAAATCAGACAGATCGGTGGTGAATTCGGAGCAACTACAGGTAGACCAAGAAGAACAGGTTGGTTAGACCTTGTTTCTTTGAAGCACGCTTGTATGATCAATGGGATCAATAACTTGGTAATTACGAAATTAGATGTTCTTACAGGAATTGAAAACCTTAAAATCGTTACTCATTACAAAACTGAAGACGGAAAAATCATCGATTATTTCACCTCTTCAACAGAAAAATTATACAACTACGAACCAATCTATCAAGATCTACCGGGTTGGAACGAAGACTTGACGAAAGTAAGAAGCTACGACGAGCTTCCTGATACTGCTCAAAAATACATCGAGTTTATCGAGAAGTATTTAGGAATCAACGTATACTTGGTTTCTGTAGGTCCTGAAAGAAGTCAGAACATCATCAGAAAAGAATTGTTCTAAGGAATATTTTCAAATAAATAAAAAAGAGACTGTCAATTCGATAGTCTCTTTTTTTTGTCATTGCGAGAAGTAATAGCAAGCCTGTGCTGAGCTTGTCGAAGCAAAGCAATCTCAAACATACATAAATAAATCCTGTCATTCAAAACGAAGCGAAAGCGCAGTGAAGAATCTAAAAACTATCAACTAATAAACAACAACCAAAAACTAATCTTTTAGAAGCTATTTCCCGCTGTCCACTATATCTTTTTTGTTTTTCCAAACTTATTCCCTTTGCCAAAAAACAAAAAAGGATGTCGTTCCCATCGGGGCTAGGAAAGTGGGTTTCTTTTAAAAATTAAGGTTGAGCGAGTTTTTTTCGCATTCTAAAACCACCCCGTCAAAAATTCTTCCGAATTTTCGCCACCCCTCCAAAGGAGGGGAATTAAAAAAGCTGTTTCAATCATGATGTTTATTCTCAATCATGTAACTTCCATCAACCATCAACTATCAACTATGAATCATCACCCAACTTCAAAAACCTTATTCATAAAATAGTTAAATTTTAAACTTTAACACTGATTTTGATATAAAGTTAAGTTTTTGTTAATTTTTTGGCAGAAATTTTGATAGTGCTTTAAAGATTATTTCAAATAGTATTGAAAACTGATAATCTATATATTAACAATTTTAATTTTATAGTAATGAAACACCTAGAACACAACCAGGAATTTCGACTGAACGAAATCCTTTTCGAAAACCGTAACAAAGCGTATGGTGCGTATGTATTAAGAACAGAATCAGACAGGATTTTAACCAAAGCATTTTTTATAGGTGTCGGTTTATTGGCTGCGGTTTCTATTATTCCAACTGTAATTTCTGCTTTTCAATCAACTGAGTCGGAGCCAACTGGAACAACACAAGGACCCATTGTATTGGTCATCCCGGATGAACCTGTTGTAAAACCACCTGAAAAAGTGACTCCACCTGAAAAGGTAACACCACCGCCTCCGAGTGTAAAACAATATAATGCTACAATTGCTACCCCTACAAGAAATGCAGATGAGAGTAATATTGTAAAAGATATTCCGAAAGATGCAGTTGCTGGTGTGAAGAATGATTTTATAGCGCCACCTGCAACACCAGGTGTTCATATTCCTGCCGCTTCAGATTCTGGATCTGGAACAATTGTTCCGCCAAAGATTGTTATACCAACTGATCCGGGACCTGATAATTCAGTAAAAGGAACAGATGAATTAAGTGTAACAGCTAAATTCGAAGGCGGTATCGATGCTTTCAGAAATAAAGTGATGAATAAGTTTGATGTTTCTGCTTTTCAAGATGAAGGAACTGTAAATACAACAGTTACTTTTATTGTAGAAAGAGACGGAACCATTTCTGATATTAAAACCAACGGAAAAGATGCTTCTTTCAACGCAGAAGCAATCAGAACCATTAAAGCCGTAAAAGGAAAATGGGAGCCTGGTAAAAATAAAAAAGGGGAATCTGTAAGAAGTTATTTTAAGTTTCCAATTACCATGAAATTTGATAATTAATATCTTAAACGCGAATCTCAATAGTTATCCACAAAGATTTATTTTTGTGGATAATTTTTTTTATGTCTAAAATGCTTGTTAACAATATTTTAACTCTATTTTAGTTTTAGTCGTTCCCCAAGAGCAGAGAAAAAAGTGTATTTTTGAAGCTTAAAGTTTGAGCAATGGCAAAAATTATAGGTATCGCTAATCAGAAAGGTGGAGTAGGAAAGACTACTACTGCCGTAAATTTAGCTGCAGCATTAGGAGTTTTAGAAAAGAAAATCTTAATCATTGATGCAGATCCACAGGCAAATGCAACATCAGGTCTTGGTGTGGAAGATGTGCCGTATTCTACCTATAATCTTTTGGAACACAGTGTTGAAACAAGAAACTGTATTCAGCGAACAACAACTCCGAATCTGGATATCGTACCTTCTCACATCGATTTGGTAGCTGCTGAAATTGAATTGGTAGACAAAGATAACCGTGAGTACATGCTGAAAAAAGCATTGGAAGAAGTAAGAGACGATTACGATTATATCATCATCGACTGTGCTCCGAGTTTAGGTTTAATTACAGTGAATGCTTTAACGGCTGCAGATTCTGTAATTATCCCAATTCAGTGTGAGTATTTTGCTTTGGAAGGTCTTGGAAAACTTTTGAACACGATTAAAAATGTTCAGAAAATCCATAATAAAGATTTAGATATCGAAGGATTATTGTTAACGATGTATGATAGCCGTTTAAGACTTTCAAATCAGGTGGTGGAAGAAGTAAACTCACACTTCCCAGAAATGGTTTTTGAAACAATTATCAGCAGAAATGTAAGATTAAGTGAAGCGCCAAGTTTTGGTGAAAGTATCTTGAACTATGATGCTGAAAGTAAAGGAGCGATCCAATACATTCAGCTTGCAGAAGAAGTTTTGTTGAGAAACGAAAAATTAGTAAAAAATTAAAAGCATTAGCCAATAGCTGTAATATAATATGAAGGACAAAAAAAGAGCGATGGGACGTGGTTTGGGAGCAATTTTAAGTGCAGAATCAAAGGCTACGGTCAATACAGCAACTGATGAAGGAGCAGATAAATTTGTAGGAAACATCATGGAAGTTTCCATCGAAGATATCTATCCAAACCCGACACAGCCAAGAACTTATTTTGACGAAAAAGCATTAAACGAACTTGCACAGTCGATTACAAACTTAGGCGTTATTCAGCCTATTACGTTAAGAAAAGACGGTGAAAAGTTTGAAATTATTTCTGGGGAAAGACGTTTCAGAGCGAGTAAAATTGCGGGATTAACGACGATTCCGGCATACATTCGTTTGGTGAATGATCAGGAGCTTCTTGAAATGGCTCTTGTGGAAAATATTCAGCGTGAAGATCTTGATGCTATCGAGATTGCACTTACTTATCACAGACTTTTGGAGGAAATTGGTCTTACTCAGGAAAATTTAAGCCAAAGAATCGGAAGAGACAGAAGTACGATTACCAATTCAATCAGATTGTTGAGGTTGAGTCCGGATATTCAGAATGCAATCCGTA
This region includes:
- a CDS encoding ABC-F family ATP-binding cassette domain-containing protein; amino-acid sequence: MLFLHNISFGFPAGNLLFNSINLTIPTHSKSALVGSNGMGKSTLLKIIANEIEPLAGNVNIHGDIFYVPQMFGNFNDLTVAECLKIDQKLDALQKITNGKVDEIYFETLNDDWDIEERCQNALKYWKLEDLDLNQTLESLSGGQKTKVFLAGIQINQPEIILLDEPTNHLDLEGRNLLYDFIEKTNSTVVIVSHDRTLLNLVDTIFELSNQGISTYGGNYDFYAEQKAIENEALQNDIHSKERALKKAKEKERETLERKQKLDARGKGKQEKSGVARIMMNTLRNNAEKNSSKLKSVHAEKINDISGDLRDLRSSVRNADQMKVNFNDSNLHSGKILISAAEINFKYHEENLWKENLNLEIRSGDRISIKGSNGSGKTTLIKLLLGDLQPFVGTISKSEFQTIYIDQEYSLIDRNATVYEFAEKFNDNAMPESEVKTLLSRFLFGKETWDKIGDVLSGGERLRLLLCGLSISNKAPDMIILDEPTNNLDLQNVEILTNSIKDYHGTLLVISHDEVFLDEICVSCEILLKF
- a CDS encoding putative phage abortive infection protein, whose translation is MDYKNYLISNKRILDANEFGDYFGGIMNPIIGLSAAFITFLAFYIQFVANKQITNQFKVQQFESHFYEMLRLHKENVNEIQIEQTTLVSNRTSAGVHINWTKSYNEIKGRDVFIYFSNELEIAYKTILKINFDKEIAFDEAYKTFFNGLEKEDKFFNELLAIKNIHKTEFIDRTVKTKQSSNEIDGITIKSTFPLFEGHENNLGHYYRHLYHTVKFVVNYDNKIIDYTNKRKYLQLLRAQLSNFEQVMLFYNWVSGYGKAWEDNKFFSDYRMIHNLSSKLFLDEDFFIKIKEDIRINNPKFLTIPNKLNDYLYESDG
- a CDS encoding alpha/beta fold hydrolase, whose product is MKSLQKSGYLSENTTNQTQLFYTLFYPEEIPVKATLQVVHGMQEHSGRYSEIAEYFANRGFAVLTYDHLGHGKSVKEKKDIGFFQRNNPDEKLITDAEKMSKFLMEQYPDVPHFILGHSMGSFITRCLLQKTSNKFSGAIITGTGGPLTGINLVKTYFSLANKLAPQKRTFFNNIFNIVNNKQFKKDKDFSDTSWLSLNLANRNAFSKDELCGIPFTNNAFYALFNIYKKATARNWAQTIPKSFPFLFVSGQNDPIGDFGKGVTKTVDNLKLDGFKNVDMKIYPEMRHEILNEEIRENVLNEIHQWILKLLK
- a CDS encoding YrhB domain-containing protein, with protein sequence MQENSKDEYLKIAREYLLENIGDDVDVVEEYAENFEDLFYFSYQSKEFLMTADFEDMLIGQGPMFIIKKDGRIVNYGSAFGSKTARIDVINKLNKERLVRIFQKDYDIWKDNYSWVINKLHEDDKEGVISLLLKYKVQYVLTNQNKENSYHYYNKEQLQKKFKKLPLNLGNRFNDYLYNVLVELINKYPYCEFTLLQESQ
- a CDS encoding adenylosuccinate synthase, translated to MSTYVVVGLQYGDEGKGKITDVLSAKSDYVVRFQGGDNAGHTVYVGDEKFVLHLLPSGVLQCKGKCIIANGVVVNPKSFIKEVNQIESKNMRTDHIFISRRAHVIMPYHILLDTYREEEHGGTQIGTTKKGIGPCYEDKIARIGIRMVDLLNPEILRDKIEKNLKVKNSLFEKYYGKPTLDVEEIYNEYLEIGKQLQDRIVDTELELNEAIRDGKNVLFEGAQALMLDIDFGTYPYVTSSSPSTGGVCTGAGVPPTSLQNLIGVAKAYCTRVGNGPFPSELDNELGEKIRQIGGEFGATTGRPRRTGWLDLVSLKHACMINGINNLVITKLDVLTGIENLKIVTHYKTEDGKIIDYFTSSTEKLYNYEPIYQDLPGWNEDLTKVRSYDELPDTAQKYIEFIEKYLGINVYLVSVGPERSQNIIRKELF
- a CDS encoding energy transducer TonB — its product is MKHLEHNQEFRLNEILFENRNKAYGAYVLRTESDRILTKAFFIGVGLLAAVSIIPTVISAFQSTESEPTGTTQGPIVLVIPDEPVVKPPEKVTPPEKVTPPPPSVKQYNATIATPTRNADESNIVKDIPKDAVAGVKNDFIAPPATPGVHIPAASDSGSGTIVPPKIVIPTDPGPDNSVKGTDELSVTAKFEGGIDAFRNKVMNKFDVSAFQDEGTVNTTVTFIVERDGTISDIKTNGKDASFNAEAIRTIKAVKGKWEPGKNKKGESVRSYFKFPITMKFDN
- a CDS encoding ParA family protein, translated to MAKIIGIANQKGGVGKTTTAVNLAAALGVLEKKILIIDADPQANATSGLGVEDVPYSTYNLLEHSVETRNCIQRTTTPNLDIVPSHIDLVAAEIELVDKDNREYMLKKALEEVRDDYDYIIIDCAPSLGLITVNALTAADSVIIPIQCEYFALEGLGKLLNTIKNVQKIHNKDLDIEGLLLTMYDSRLRLSNQVVEEVNSHFPEMVFETIISRNVRLSEAPSFGESILNYDAESKGAIQYIQLAEEVLLRNEKLVKN
- a CDS encoding ParB/RepB/Spo0J family partition protein, which translates into the protein MKDKKRAMGRGLGAILSAESKATVNTATDEGADKFVGNIMEVSIEDIYPNPTQPRTYFDEKALNELAQSITNLGVIQPITLRKDGEKFEIISGERRFRASKIAGLTTIPAYIRLVNDQELLEMALVENIQREDLDAIEIALTYHRLLEEIGLTQENLSQRIGRDRSTITNSIRLLRLSPDIQNAIRSGEISAGHGRAIISLENEEHQQTLFDLIIKEKLNVRQSEQAAAALKNPKSPAAKRAKAELSNNYKRAQKTIADILDVKVEIKTTGTGKKGKIVLDFKNEDELEYILSHIK